The following nucleotide sequence is from Salinispirillum sp. LH 10-3-1.
TTGCCATTGCCGACGCCGACCTGCTCGATGTCACCGTCTTCAAACGCAGCTACGATGCGCGCAAGAAAAACACGGAAATCACCTTCGTTTACATCATTGATGTCACCGTCGCCAACGAGGCCGATGTATTGGCGCGGTTTGCCGAAGACCGGCATGTGCGCCCGGCACCTGATACTGCGTACTATCCTGTTGCGCAGGCTCCGGCAGAACTGACCGAGCGACCTGTAGTCATTGGCTTTGGCCCCTGCGGTTTATTCGCGGCGCTGATTTTGGCGCAGATGGGTTTCAAACCCATTGTGTTAGAACGCGGTAAGGACGTACGCAAACGCACAAAAGATACCTGGGCCTTGTGGCGAAAAAAGATATTGTCGCCAGAATCCAACGTCCAGTTCGGCGAAGGCGGCGCAGGCTTGTTCTCCGACGGCAAGCTGTACAGCCAGATCAAAGACCCCAAGTTTTATGGCCGCAAGGTAATGCACGAATTTGTAAAAGCCGGCGCGCCAGAAGAAATTCTGTTCGTCAGCAAGCCACACATCGGGACATTCCGCTTAACCGGCGTCGTGGCCAAGATGCGTGAAGAGATCATCGCCCTAGGTGGCGAGATTCGCTTTGAAAGCAAAATTACCGACCTGCACATTGAAGACCAGCGCGTAACCGGCGTATCACTCGCCAGCGGTGAGCGCATCGACAGCCGTTACGTGGTGTTGGCGGTCGGTCACAGCGCGCGCGATACCTTTCGTATGTTGCACCAAAATGGCGTGTACGTGGAGGCTAAGCCCTTTGCCATCGGTTTTCGCATTGAACACCCACAGTCAGTCATCGACCATGCGCGCTTGGGCAAATACGCCGGGCATCCTGAACTCGGTGCCGCCGACTACAAACTCGTTCACCACGCCAAGAATGGCCGTGCGGTGTACAGCTTCTGCATGTGCCCCGGCGGTACGGTAGTAGCGGCCACATCAGAAGAAGGCCGCGTTGTCACCAACGGCATGAGTCAGTATTCACGCAACGAGCGCAACGCCAATTCCGGTATTGTGGTGAACATTGACCCCGAACAGGACTTCCCAGGCGGCCCGTTAGCCGGCATGGAGTTCCAAGAAC
It contains:
- a CDS encoding NAD(P)/FAD-dependent oxidoreductase gives rise to the protein MIRITELALPLDHHADALRAAVIARLAIADADLLDVTVFKRSYDARKKNTEITFVYIIDVTVANEADVLARFAEDRHVRPAPDTAYYPVAQAPAELTERPVVIGFGPCGLFAALILAQMGFKPIVLERGKDVRKRTKDTWALWRKKILSPESNVQFGEGGAGLFSDGKLYSQIKDPKFYGRKVMHEFVKAGAPEEILFVSKPHIGTFRLTGVVAKMREEIIALGGEIRFESKITDLHIEDQRVTGVSLASGERIDSRYVVLAVGHSARDTFRMLHQNGVYVEAKPFAIGFRIEHPQSVIDHARLGKYAGHPELGAADYKLVHHAKNGRAVYSFCMCPGGTVVAATSEEGRVVTNGMSQYSRNERNANSGIVVNIDPEQDFPGGPLAGMEFQEQLESQAYELGGRDYSAPAQLVGDFLHGQPSTELGEVEPSYKPGVKLGDLAPSLPEYAITAIREALPAFGKQIRGFDRPDAILTGIETRTSSPIRIKRDHESLQSLNTRGLYPAGEGAGYAGGILSAGVDGIKVAEAVAKAMLTDAGLSA